One genomic segment of Chloroflexota bacterium includes these proteins:
- the cadA gene encoding cadmium-translocating P-type ATPase yields the protein MQTMQSESVSPGSRWWFALVREFWVPGTVLLGIVAYLGLDWAGQRTPAVAIAVAVTLLGSWGLVTETVTLLLKRQYALDYIAILAIAVGIIAGEYVVSAIIALMVSSGRTLEEYGVSRAKRSLTALISRLPADVLLWDGPSPEQGEPGASVPIAEVQVGRLIYLRKGEVIPLDGVLESASGLTDESSLTGEPYEIEKVDGDPVRSGTVNIGDPIVVRVTRPAGDSIYARIVEMVQAAQDEKAPMVRLADRYSGAFTVVSLLIAAFAYVFAEQVRGVDGVHAMLSVLVVATPCPLILATPIALLGGVNAAARRKIIVKNLSALETLSRIDAIIFDKTGTITLGRPQVSEVVNLSDQPMPRLLGIVEAIERSSLHPLAKALVQYARDHDATPVHAAEVREVIGQGIGGVVDGRRYTISRVVDRGGMAVELTSDGERLAAFAFEDQLKGDSGVTIARLRQLGMQLHIFTGDRREAAMKVAGQLGSDVVVKAECSPADKQAGIEALRRQGKVTAMVGDGINDAPALALADVGLVFSNEEQTAASEAADIVFLGGDFGLVGEAVAVSKRTVHIAVQSILWGIGLSIVGMGFAAFGFVPPIFGAALQEAIDVGVIVNALRASQE from the coding sequence GTGCAGACGATGCAAAGCGAGTCCGTGAGCCCAGGCTCACGCTGGTGGTTTGCCCTCGTTCGCGAGTTCTGGGTTCCTGGCACGGTCCTCCTGGGCATCGTCGCGTACCTCGGGCTGGACTGGGCCGGGCAGCGCACGCCGGCCGTCGCCATCGCCGTGGCGGTGACCTTGCTCGGGAGCTGGGGGCTGGTCACCGAGACGGTCACGCTGCTGCTCAAGCGCCAGTACGCGCTCGACTACATCGCCATCCTGGCCATCGCCGTGGGCATCATTGCCGGCGAGTACGTGGTGTCGGCCATCATCGCGCTGATGGTCTCTAGCGGCCGAACGCTGGAGGAGTACGGCGTCTCGCGGGCGAAGCGCTCGCTGACGGCGCTGATCTCGCGTCTGCCAGCAGACGTGCTGCTCTGGGACGGTCCCTCGCCGGAGCAGGGTGAGCCGGGCGCATCCGTCCCGATCGCCGAGGTCCAGGTTGGGCGCCTGATCTACCTGCGGAAGGGCGAGGTCATCCCGCTGGACGGCGTCCTGGAGTCGGCCTCGGGGTTGACCGACGAGTCGTCGTTGACGGGTGAGCCGTATGAGATCGAGAAGGTGGACGGCGATCCGGTCCGCAGCGGCACCGTGAACATCGGCGATCCGATCGTGGTGCGGGTGACGCGGCCTGCGGGCGACTCCATCTATGCCAGGATCGTCGAGATGGTGCAGGCGGCGCAGGACGAGAAAGCGCCGATGGTCCGGCTTGCGGATCGGTACAGCGGCGCGTTCACGGTGGTGAGCCTGTTGATCGCCGCCTTCGCTTACGTCTTTGCCGAGCAGGTCCGAGGCGTGGACGGCGTCCATGCCATGCTCTCGGTGCTGGTGGTCGCGACGCCCTGCCCGCTGATCCTGGCGACGCCCATCGCGTTGCTCGGCGGGGTCAACGCCGCCGCCCGCCGCAAGATCATCGTCAAGAACCTGAGCGCCCTGGAGACGCTGTCGAGGATCGACGCGATCATCTTCGACAAGACCGGCACCATCACGCTCGGTCGGCCACAGGTCAGCGAGGTCGTCAACCTGTCGGACCAGCCGATGCCGCGCCTGCTCGGCATCGTCGAGGCCATCGAGCGCAGCTCGCTGCATCCACTGGCGAAGGCGCTGGTGCAGTATGCGCGCGACCACGACGCGACGCCCGTCCACGCCGCCGAGGTCCGCGAGGTGATCGGGCAGGGCATCGGCGGGGTGGTCGACGGTCGCCGCTACACGATCAGCCGGGTGGTCGATCGCGGCGGCATGGCGGTCGAGTTGACGTCCGATGGCGAACGGCTGGCAGCCTTCGCCTTCGAAGATCAGTTGAAGGGCGATTCGGGCGTCACCATCGCGCGCCTGCGGCAACTCGGCATGCAGCTGCACATCTTCACGGGTGACCGTCGTGAGGCCGCCATGAAGGTGGCCGGCCAGCTTGGCAGCGACGTCGTCGTCAAGGCCGAGTGCTCGCCGGCCGACAAGCAGGCCGGTATCGAGGCGTTGCGCCGGCAGGGCAAGGTCACCGCGATGGTGGGCGACGGCATCAACGACGCGCCAGCGCTGGCGCTGGCGGATGTCGGCCTCGTGTTCAGCAATGAGGAGCAGACGGCGGCGTCGGAGGCGGCCGACATCGTCTTCCTGGGCGGCGACTTCGGCCTGGTTGGCGAGGCCGTCGCCGTCTCGAAGCGGACCGTGCACATCGCCGTACAGAGCATCCTGTGGGGTATCGGCCTGTCCATCGTCGGCATGGGGTTCGCGGCGTTCGGCTTCGTGCCGCCGATCTTCGGCGCGGCGCTGCAGGAGGCCATCGATGTCGGCGTGATCGTCAACGCCCTGCGCGCGAGTCAGGAGTAG
- a CDS encoding heme-binding domain-containing protein, whose product MSLAGIAVLGTVFLAIQLVPYGRPGPNPPVRVEPRWDSPTTRQLAARACFDCHSNETTYPWYSYVAPVSWLVARDVTEGRAKLNFSEWDLPQREAGEAAKELQKGKMPMPIYLPTHPEAGLADDEKRALIRGLQATVSADRPRRR is encoded by the coding sequence CTGTCGCTGGCCGGCATCGCCGTGCTCGGCACCGTGTTTCTTGCCATCCAACTTGTACCGTACGGGCGGCCGGGGCCGAACCCGCCCGTGCGCGTCGAGCCGCGCTGGGACTCGCCAACCACGCGGCAACTGGCCGCGCGGGCCTGCTTCGACTGTCATAGTAACGAGACAACCTACCCCTGGTATAGCTACGTTGCGCCGGTCTCCTGGCTGGTGGCGCGGGACGTCACGGAGGGCCGCGCCAAGCTGAACTTCTCGGAGTGGGATCTGCCGCAGCGAGAGGCCGGCGAGGCCGCCAAGGAGCTGCAAAAGGGCAAGATGCCGATGCCGATCTACCTCCCCACCCACCCCGAGGCCGGCCTTGCCGACGACGAGAAGCGGGCGCTGATCCGGGGACTTCAGGCGACCGTCTCCGCCGACCGGCCGCGCCGCCGCTAG
- a CDS encoding carbohydrate binding domain-containing protein, with product MCRQTAAWSRARRAALRLMPALLVVLLIWQAVAAPEPIRPDTALAAPSDASLAAPLGSVTSSFPLGIFEDGNMIFGNSTAFETMILAAQARGLDTVLFNNNSAIRDVAMLDVSDRLGFQVVFGPHHELHDDWYAASVPVTIEQARSVVYPLVDAVKAHSSIVGYNTADEPHLADTDKVTLATQAFKERDPSRAVAPVLIGINRGDQIFDAANPDMMISDVYPVGADNPSCNFLMSGFGYPTFTFADYVRRFSQSRPANKPLWLILQTHNVGSGGAYSLRQPTAAEVRAQHWMAIGEGATGIFWYIYSSQQGWTGLKDNPTLFNEIGVQAQRTAPLRSLLLGLHRIDDQFILSGAAGAYVSTLASADSSRKFVTVVNTASCTGTTNISVLSPLLSGRLKDVESNELFDLGAPIPFGPGDGRIFELVPLPVVPGPTPTPAGLGPNLVVNNSFDSNIASWQTRPNASWDATTGHDGAGSFKVSGSSSSYSQQAITLTPGATYLLKYWIKTDSVTGQGVTMRYAQLNPSTAILKLPPHVTGTTGWTSVVTTFTVPADYVNGRLDVIWDISGGSAWIDDMVLAQLGVSVPTATATPTGTVIASPTTSAATSTPTATLTRTATATRTPLVSQTPLPTSTLTPTPPPMSCSPRPPVQVQTSLASGGRLLATISVSGPGNRLLGLRVSQTQNALVDATGLTGRSGQFTVSVSAGATSASFYVRRSGGGPATVSLVATDACGEWPTLVGGGSSAF from the coding sequence ATGTGTCGTCAGACTGCTGCGTGGTCCCGCGCGCGTCGCGCCGCCCTCAGGCTGATGCCGGCGCTCCTGGTGGTCCTCCTGATCTGGCAGGCGGTCGCCGCCCCCGAGCCGATCCGTCCCGACACCGCGCTCGCGGCCCCGAGCGATGCCTCGCTGGCCGCGCCGCTCGGGAGCGTCACGTCGTCGTTCCCGCTCGGCATCTTCGAAGACGGCAACATGATCTTTGGGAACTCCACCGCCTTCGAGACCATGATCCTGGCGGCGCAGGCACGCGGCCTCGACACGGTGCTCTTCAACAACAACTCGGCCATCCGCGATGTCGCGATGCTCGACGTGTCCGACCGCCTGGGGTTCCAGGTCGTCTTCGGTCCGCACCACGAACTGCACGACGACTGGTACGCGGCCTCGGTCCCCGTCACCATCGAGCAGGCGCGGTCAGTGGTGTACCCGCTGGTGGACGCCGTCAAGGCCCATTCGAGCATCGTCGGCTACAACACGGCGGACGAGCCGCACCTGGCAGATACCGATAAGGTCACCCTCGCCACGCAGGCGTTCAAGGAGCGAGACCCATCGCGCGCGGTCGCCCCTGTCCTCATCGGCATCAATCGCGGCGATCAGATCTTCGACGCCGCCAACCCCGACATGATGATCTCCGACGTCTACCCCGTGGGGGCGGACAACCCGTCCTGTAACTTCTTGATGAGCGGCTTCGGCTACCCGACGTTCACATTCGCGGACTACGTTCGGCGCTTCAGCCAGAGCCGGCCGGCCAACAAGCCGCTCTGGCTGATCCTCCAGACCCACAATGTCGGCAGCGGCGGCGCCTATTCACTGCGCCAGCCCACCGCCGCCGAGGTCCGCGCCCAGCACTGGATGGCCATCGGCGAGGGCGCGACAGGCATCTTCTGGTACATCTACAGCAGCCAGCAGGGCTGGACGGGCCTGAAGGACAATCCGACCCTGTTCAACGAGATCGGCGTGCAGGCACAACGGACCGCGCCGCTGCGCTCGCTCCTGCTCGGCCTGCACCGCATCGACGATCAGTTCATCCTGTCCGGCGCGGCCGGCGCATATGTCAGCACGCTGGCCTCGGCGGACAGCTCGCGGAAGTTCGTAACCGTCGTGAACACGGCAAGCTGCACGGGCACCACGAACATCTCGGTGCTCTCACCGCTGCTCTCCGGCCGCCTGAAGGACGTTGAATCCAACGAGCTGTTCGACCTGGGCGCACCGATCCCGTTCGGCCCCGGCGACGGCCGCATCTTCGAGCTGGTGCCGCTGCCCGTCGTCCCCGGCCCGACGCCGACGCCGGCCGGCCTCGGCCCGAACCTGGTGGTCAACAACAGCTTCGACAGCAACATCGCCAGTTGGCAGACCCGCCCGAACGCCTCGTGGGACGCCACGACCGGCCACGACGGAGCCGGCTCGTTCAAGGTCAGCGGCAGCAGCAGCTCCTACTCGCAGCAGGCGATCACCCTGACGCCCGGCGCAACCTATCTCCTCAAGTACTGGATCAAGACCGACAGCGTCACGGGGCAGGGCGTGACGATGCGCTACGCCCAGCTCAACCCGTCAACGGCCATTCTGAAGCTGCCGCCGCACGTCACCGGCACGACCGGCTGGACCAGCGTCGTCACCACGTTCACCGTCCCGGCCGATTACGTCAACGGGCGACTCGACGTGATCTGGGACATCTCCGGTGGCTCGGCCTGGATCGACGACATGGTGCTGGCACAGCTCGGCGTGTCCGTCCCGACCGCTACCGCGACGCCAACCGGCACGGTGATTGCCAGCCCGACGACGAGTGCCGCCACCTCCACGCCGACGGCGACCCTGACGCGCACGGCCACCGCTACCCGGACGCCGCTCGTGAGCCAGACGCCGCTGCCCACCTCCACCCTGACGCCGACGCCTCCTCCGATGTCCTGCTCGCCCAGGCCGCCGGTTCAGGTGCAGACCAGCCTCGCATCCGGCGGGCGGCTCCTCGCGACGATCTCGGTCAGCGGACCCGGCAACCGGCTGCTCGGGCTGCGCGTGTCGCAGACCCAGAACGCGCTGGTGGACGCCACCGGGCTGACCGGACGCAGCGGCCAGTTCACTGTCAGCGTATCCGCTGGCGCAACCAGTGCGTCATTCTACGTGCGCCGGTCCGGCGGCGGGCCAGCGACCGTCAGCCTGGTGGCAACCGACGCCTGCGGCGAGTGGCCCACCCTCGTCGGAGGCGGCAGCTCGGCGTTCTGA
- a CDS encoding response regulator transcription factor, which produces MRVLVAEDEERLAESLGQGLREQGYAVDVALTGDDALAFAELNPYDAVVLDIQLPGVDGLTICRRLRARGGTAPILLLTARDTTADKVAGLDSGADDYLTKPFDFEELLARIRALLRRGTPAKEALLRAGDLTLDPAARLVARAGIPVSVTLREYAILETLLRRPGWIVPRDAIVESVWGYDFPDESNLVEVYIGRLRRKLGTPSPIQTVRGIGYKIEASGE; this is translated from the coding sequence ATGCGCGTGCTGGTTGCTGAGGACGAAGAGCGGCTGGCCGAGTCGCTGGGCCAGGGACTGCGGGAGCAGGGATACGCCGTGGACGTGGCGCTCACGGGCGACGATGCGCTGGCTTTTGCCGAGCTCAACCCGTACGACGCCGTGGTGCTGGACATTCAGCTGCCGGGCGTGGATGGCCTGACCATCTGCCGGCGGCTTCGTGCGCGCGGCGGGACTGCGCCCATCCTGCTGCTGACGGCTCGTGATACCACCGCCGACAAAGTGGCTGGCCTGGACAGCGGGGCCGATGACTACCTGACCAAGCCGTTCGACTTCGAGGAGCTGCTGGCCCGTATCCGGGCGCTGCTCCGGCGCGGCACGCCAGCGAAGGAGGCGCTGCTGCGGGCCGGCGACCTGACGCTCGATCCTGCCGCGCGCCTGGTTGCCCGCGCTGGCATCCCGGTCTCGGTGACACTGCGTGAGTACGCCATCCTCGAGACGCTGCTGCGGCGGCCAGGGTGGATCGTGCCACGCGATGCGATCGTCGAGAGCGTCTGGGGATACGACTTCCCGGATGAGTCGAACCTGGTCGAGGTGTACATCGGGCGGCTGCGCCGAAAGCTCGGGACGCCTTCGCCGATTCAGACGGTGCGCGGCATCGGCTACAAGATCGAGGCGAGCGGCGAATGA
- a CDS encoding ferric reductase-like transmembrane domain-containing protein — MAPRPPLAPVTDLETLEPAVTLDAVLLLLGGAALGGILAAFILPALLPDLAASLLGEQPKAYWYLSRASGVVAYLLLWLSCVLGLSLTNRFARLWAGGPAVADLHQFASLLGLTLLVFHIVILLGDRYASYRVDQLLVPFTAVQHEPAWVGLGQVAAYILFPLTFSFYVRRQIGLRTWRLLHFSSFAVYWLSVAHGIGAGTDTGTGVMLALYIVTASSIVFLTCYRVLVAVGGRRAQRADHPAR; from the coding sequence TTGGCGCCACGTCCGCCGCTGGCGCCGGTCACCGATCTGGAGACGCTGGAGCCTGCCGTCACGCTCGATGCGGTGCTGCTCCTGCTCGGAGGCGCGGCGCTCGGTGGCATCCTCGCGGCGTTCATCCTGCCGGCGCTGCTGCCCGATCTCGCCGCTTCGCTGCTGGGCGAGCAGCCGAAGGCGTACTGGTATCTCAGCCGGGCGTCTGGAGTGGTGGCCTACCTGCTGCTCTGGCTGTCGTGCGTCCTCGGGCTGTCACTCACCAACCGGTTTGCGCGGCTGTGGGCGGGCGGGCCAGCCGTGGCCGATCTGCACCAGTTCGCGAGCCTCCTGGGGCTGACGCTGCTGGTGTTCCACATCGTGATCTTGCTCGGCGACCGCTACGCCAGCTACCGCGTCGATCAATTGCTCGTGCCGTTCACGGCCGTTCAGCACGAGCCGGCCTGGGTCGGTCTGGGGCAGGTGGCGGCGTACATCCTGTTCCCGCTGACGTTCAGCTTCTACGTCCGGCGGCAGATCGGCCTGCGAACCTGGCGTCTCCTGCACTTCAGCAGCTTCGCCGTGTACTGGCTGAGCGTGGCCCACGGGATCGGGGCTGGCACGGACACCGGCACGGGCGTGATGCTCGCCCTCTACATCGTGACGGCCAGCAGCATCGTGTTCCTGACTTGCTACCGGGTGCTGGTGGCGGTCGGTGGTCGGCGCGCGCAGCGGGCCGACCACCCGGCACGCTAG
- a CDS encoding FAD:protein FMN transferase, with translation MVSTERRPLVTASSAGADSLQAEQPPAPMVSAFRAMGCGMQLTLEAVDQDLGRLLLALGRETVEEIEQCLSRFRPDSELCRMNAGAGRWQSVSPTMATILLVALKAARRTDGLCTPTVLSALEAAGYDRDFARVKTNTGPRSAGAAGDLDTGDRVGQPAPNSAPGRSPRPRVVAQRRLRPSPQWRASRDWQSVRTAGFGRQVWLPAGLRLDLAGVAKGWTADRLADLLALGGPCLVDVGGDLAARGRPSGQDGWVVAVASPHDPDADLALVSLRDAGIATSGTDYRRWTHHGRSQHHLIDPRTGRPAQTDVVSVTVIAPTTTEADVEAKAALLLGVGGGLARLRAQDLAGLVVRADGAVLTTPRWSDYVIPY, from the coding sequence ATGGTCAGCACCGAACGGCGCCCACTGGTGACGGCCTCGTCGGCTGGGGCGGACAGCCTCCAGGCCGAGCAACCGCCCGCCCCGATGGTCTCGGCGTTCCGCGCGATGGGCTGCGGGATGCAGCTCACCCTCGAAGCCGTAGACCAGGATCTCGGGCGGCTGCTGCTGGCCCTCGGGCGCGAGACCGTCGAGGAGATCGAGCAGTGCCTGAGCCGCTTCCGCCCCGACAGTGAGCTCTGCCGCATGAACGCGGGGGCCGGCCGCTGGCAGTCGGTCTCGCCGACGATGGCGACTATCCTGTTGGTGGCGCTCAAGGCGGCGCGGCGTACCGATGGCCTGTGTACGCCGACCGTTCTGTCAGCGCTCGAAGCGGCCGGCTACGACCGGGATTTCGCGCGGGTCAAGACCAACACAGGGCCACGGTCGGCTGGGGCAGCCGGCGATCTGGATACGGGCGATCGTGTAGGCCAGCCCGCGCCGAACAGCGCGCCCGGTCGCTCTCCGCGACCACGCGTCGTGGCGCAGCGCCGTCTGCGGCCGTCGCCGCAATGGCGAGCCAGCCGCGACTGGCAGTCAGTCCGAACTGCCGGCTTCGGTCGGCAAGTCTGGCTGCCGGCTGGCCTCCGTCTCGACCTTGCTGGCGTCGCCAAGGGCTGGACTGCCGACCGGCTTGCCGACCTCCTGGCGCTCGGCGGGCCGTGCCTTGTCGATGTGGGTGGAGACCTCGCAGCACGCGGCAGGCCGTCCGGGCAGGATGGCTGGGTGGTGGCCGTCGCGAGCCCGCACGACCCCGACGCCGACCTCGCCCTCGTCTCGCTGCGGGACGCCGGCATCGCGACCTCGGGGACGGACTACCGTCGCTGGACCCATCACGGCCGGTCACAGCACCATCTGATCGATCCGCGCACCGGCCGTCCCGCGCAAACGGACGTCGTCTCCGTCACAGTCATCGCGCCGACCACCACCGAGGCGGACGTCGAGGCGAAGGCGGCGTTGCTCCTGGGCGTTGGCGGTGGGCTGGCACGGCTGCGCGCGCAGGATCTGGCGGGCCTCGTCGTGCGGGCCGATGGGGCCGTGCTCACGACTCCCCGCTGGAGTGACTATGTCATCCCATACTGA
- a CDS encoding HAMP domain-containing protein gives MTSTAVPRHRLPRWQLHARARLALWYIGLLAATLLGLGLLAMVLVDRTLTAALDASLNARTRTVEQAVLHELEEEGRENERRGSHLIDELASQAIGLDVLRIWDARGRLLGGWEDGARIDASAARSLSAPTVTGSGDERLTSGMRVRLMTRQLTYRGRASGTVQVGRSTAENERVLGQLQLYGVAGTLLALALAGIGGIFLAGRALAPIARMTREAEAIGADDLSRRLALNLPDDEIGRLARAFDSMIARLEVAFERQRQFTADASHELRSPLGIIRTQLDVALSRPRTPDEYADVLRGVRTEHERLAHLLDRLLTLARADGPGAVTLVPTDVQELVADLGVSVAPQARVQGVRLEVTLDDVPEVNGDPIWLTQLLLNLLENALRYTPAGGSIRLRLGCAGDGVAIEVADSGVGISPEHLPRLFERFYRAASSRERASGGAGLGLAICAWVARVHGGRLTAESTVGKGTTMRLWLPAAAAPRGAHQNAELPPPTRVGHSPQASVATRLTVAGPPPDRRT, from the coding sequence ATGACCTCGACTGCCGTGCCAAGACACCGGCTGCCTCGCTGGCAGCTCCATGCGCGCGCACGTCTGGCCCTCTGGTACATCGGGCTGCTGGCGGCGACGCTGCTCGGGCTGGGGCTGCTGGCGATGGTCCTGGTGGATCGGACGCTGACGGCGGCGCTGGATGCATCGTTGAATGCGCGTACGCGAACCGTCGAGCAGGCGGTTCTGCACGAGCTGGAGGAGGAGGGTCGCGAGAACGAGCGTCGGGGCAGCCACCTGATCGACGAGCTGGCGTCGCAGGCGATCGGGCTGGACGTTCTGCGCATCTGGGACGCACGCGGACGCCTGCTCGGCGGCTGGGAGGACGGCGCGCGCATCGACGCGTCTGCCGCGCGGTCACTGTCCGCGCCGACTGTCACCGGCAGCGGAGACGAGCGGCTCACGTCGGGCATGAGGGTCCGGTTGATGACGCGCCAGCTGACCTATCGGGGGCGCGCCTCGGGAACAGTACAGGTTGGCCGTTCGACAGCCGAGAACGAGCGGGTGCTTGGACAGCTCCAACTGTACGGCGTCGCTGGCACGCTCCTGGCGTTGGCGCTGGCTGGGATTGGCGGAATCTTCCTGGCGGGGCGAGCGCTCGCGCCCATCGCGCGGATGACCCGAGAGGCCGAGGCCATCGGCGCGGATGACCTCTCGCGCCGACTCGCGTTGAATCTGCCAGACGACGAGATCGGGCGGCTGGCGCGAGCATTCGACAGCATGATCGCGCGGTTGGAGGTGGCGTTTGAGCGGCAGCGTCAGTTCACGGCCGACGCATCGCACGAGCTGCGCTCGCCGCTCGGCATCATCCGCACCCAGCTCGACGTGGCGCTCTCCCGGCCGCGTACCCCGGACGAGTATGCCGATGTCCTCCGGGGTGTGCGGACCGAGCATGAGCGGCTGGCCCACCTGCTCGACCGCCTCCTGACGCTCGCCCGTGCAGATGGCCCGGGCGCGGTGACGCTGGTCCCGACTGACGTGCAGGAGCTGGTTGCCGACCTGGGCGTGAGCGTCGCACCGCAGGCCCGGGTACAGGGCGTGCGGCTCGAGGTCACCCTGGACGACGTGCCCGAGGTCAACGGCGACCCGATCTGGCTGACTCAGCTGCTGCTGAATCTGCTGGAGAACGCCCTGCGGTACACGCCGGCCGGCGGGAGCATCAGGCTGCGACTGGGCTGCGCCGGCGACGGCGTTGCGATCGAGGTTGCCGACTCCGGCGTCGGGATCTCACCGGAGCACCTGCCGCGCCTGTTCGAGCGGTTCTACCGGGCAGCGTCGTCGCGAGAGCGGGCCAGCGGTGGGGCTGGCCTCGGGCTGGCCATCTGCGCCTGGGTGGCGCGGGTCCACGGCGGCCGGCTGACAGCCGAGAGCACGGTCGGCAAGGGAACCACGATGCGGTTGTGGCTACCTGCCGCTGCCGCGCCGCGAGGCGCGCATCAGAACGCCGAGCTGCCGCCTCCGACGAGGGTGGGCCACTCGCCGCAGGCGTCGGTTGCCACCAGGCTGACGGTCGCTGGCCCGCCGCCGGACCGGCGCACGTAG